From a single Fusobacterium ulcerans ATCC 49185 genomic region:
- the rsxE gene encoding electron transport complex subunit RsxE translates to MEKNNYGKIFFEGIFTGNPVFILLLGLCPTLGVTSSAINGMSMGLAVVAVLACSNVLISAFKKLIPDQVRIPAFIMIIASLVTIVEMIMKAYTPDLYKVLGLFIPLIVVNCIVLGRAESFASKNGVLASLVDGVGTGLGFTLSLTVLGAIREALGNGSVFGINFAPASFTPALIFILAPGAFLTIGCIIATLNYLKMKKSKEG, encoded by the coding sequence GTGGAGAAAAATAACTATGGAAAAATATTCTTTGAAGGTATATTTACAGGAAATCCTGTATTTATACTTCTATTGGGACTATGTCCTACACTTGGAGTTACAAGTTCAGCAATAAATGGTATGTCAATGGGATTGGCTGTTGTAGCTGTTCTTGCTTGTTCAAATGTTTTAATCTCTGCATTTAAGAAATTAATTCCTGATCAAGTTAGAATTCCTGCATTTATCATGATCATAGCTTCACTAGTTACAATTGTTGAAATGATTATGAAGGCATATACTCCTGATCTTTATAAAGTATTGGGATTATTTATTCCTCTTATAGTTGTTAACTGTATAGTATTGGGAAGAGCAGAAAGCTTTGCATCAAAAAATGGTGTACTAGCATCTTTAGTTGATGGAGTAGGAACAGGACTTGGATTTACTTTATCTCTTACAGTATTAGGTGCTATCAGAGAGGCTCTTGGTAACGGATCTGTATTCGGTATCAATTTTGCTCCTGCAAGCTTCACTCCTGCACTTATATTTATACTTGCACCTGGAGCTTTCCTTACAATTGGATGTATCATAGCAACTCTTAATTATCTAAAGATGAAAAAGAGTAAGGAGGGATAG
- a CDS encoding RnfABCDGE type electron transport complex subunit G gives MKNRFVHYGAVLFIIAAVSAGILAVVNDLTKTVIEKNEIAAVNLARKNVLSSADTFKPEESVKAEGLEFIPGYNAAGELTGYVVSVAQGGYAADINFVLGIDKDGKIAGLDIIGSQETPGLGAKVMDKAWQAIWVGRDSSYVFNKSTDAFAGATISPTAVYTGMMRALTVYDKEVRK, from the coding sequence ATGAAAAATAGATTTGTGCATTATGGAGCAGTTCTTTTTATAATTGCAGCTGTATCAGCTGGAATACTAGCTGTAGTAAATGATCTAACTAAAACTGTAATAGAAAAAAATGAAATTGCAGCTGTAAACTTAGCAAGAAAGAATGTTCTATCTTCTGCTGATACATTCAAACCTGAAGAATCAGTAAAAGCTGAAGGGTTAGAATTCATACCTGGATATAATGCAGCTGGAGAGCTTACAGGTTATGTTGTATCTGTTGCTCAAGGTGGATATGCTGCAGATATCAACTTTGTTTTAGGAATTGATAAAGATGGCAAAATTGCAGGATTGGACATCATAGGAAGTCAGGAAACTCCAGGACTTGGAGCTAAAGTTATGGATAAAGCATGGCAGGCTATCTGGGTAGGAAGAGATTCATCATATGTGTTCAATAAATCTACAGATGCATTTGCAGGAGCTACTATATCTCCAACAGCAGTTTATACTGGAATGATGAGAGCTTTGACAGTCTATGACAAAGAGGTGAGAAAATAG
- a CDS encoding RnfABCDGE type electron transport complex subunit D, with the protein MTNILKMGPSPHIRTSETVEKVMYDVIISLIPAFLVAVYVFGIRAFIVTSVAILSCIVTEFVCQKIMNQDISVFDGSAILTGILFSFVIPVNMSLIYVIIGSIVSIALGKMVFGGLGHNIFNPALVGRAFVQASWPVAITTFTLDGKAGATVLDAMKRGLPLDGALLEGGNQYVQAFVGRMGGCLGETSALALLIGGIYLIYKGHIDWKMPVLIIGTVFILTWAMGGDPIMHILSGGLFLGAFYMATDMVTSPYTPKGKVIFALGLGLLISLIRMKGGYPEGVAYSILIMNGVVPLINRYTAPKKFGEVKSNEK; encoded by the coding sequence GTGACTAATATTTTGAAGATGGGGCCATCACCTCATATAAGAACATCAGAAACAGTTGAAAAAGTAATGTATGATGTAATAATATCTTTAATACCAGCATTTTTAGTTGCTGTATATGTTTTTGGAATAAGAGCATTTATAGTTACTTCAGTTGCTATATTATCATGTATTGTTACAGAGTTTGTTTGTCAAAAAATAATGAATCAGGATATATCTGTATTTGACGGAAGTGCAATTCTTACAGGTATTCTATTTTCTTTTGTTATACCAGTTAATATGTCTCTTATTTATGTAATTATTGGGTCAATAGTTTCTATTGCTCTTGGTAAAATGGTATTTGGAGGACTTGGACATAACATATTTAACCCTGCATTAGTAGGTAGAGCATTTGTTCAAGCATCTTGGCCAGTGGCTATCACTACTTTCACTTTAGATGGAAAAGCTGGAGCTACAGTATTGGATGCTATGAAAAGAGGGCTTCCTTTAGATGGAGCTTTATTAGAAGGTGGAAACCAATATGTTCAAGCTTTTGTAGGTAGAATGGGAGGATGTTTAGGAGAAACTTCAGCTCTTGCTCTTCTTATTGGAGGAATATATCTTATATATAAAGGACATATAGACTGGAAAATGCCTGTTTTAATAATAGGTACAGTATTTATTCTTACTTGGGCAATGGGGGGAGATCCTATAATGCACATCCTTTCAGGAGGGTTATTCTTAGGAGCTTTCTATATGGCAACAGATATGGTAACAAGTCCATATACACCAAAAGGTAAAGTAATATTTGCATTGGGATTAGGATTACTTATATCTTTGATTAGAATGAAAGGTGGATATCCAGAAGGGGTAGCTTATTCTATTCTTATCATGAATGGAGTTGTTCCATTAATCAATAGATATACTGCACCTAAAAAATTTGGTGAGGTGAAGTCTAATGAAAAATAG
- the rsxC gene encoding electron transport complex subunit RsxC, translating to MRFFGFRGGVHPPENKLQTENMPVEKLAAPKMLYISLLQHIGSPLDPIVAIGDKVLKGQKIADSQAFLTSPIHSPVSGTVKKIEEHVFPLMGRIKTIMIENDGEETWAELTKIENWETADKKDLLAMIREKGIVGIGGASFPTHVKLNPPADVKIDTLLLNGAECEPYLNSDNRLMLEHPETIIEGIKIIKKVLGVETAIIGIEENKPEAIASMKKAAEGTGIEIAPLKTKYPQGGEKQLIKAVLDREVPSGKLPSAVGVVVQNTGTAAAIYEGLVNGTPLIEKVVTVSGKAIANPKNIKIAIGTPFSYILDQCGVNREVMDKLVMGGPMMGMAQFSEEAPVIKGTSGLLALTKEETNPYKPKACIGCGKCIGACPMLLEPIMFARLAAFEQWEEIGKYNLMDCIECGSCAYICPANRPLTEAIKIGKSKLRAMKK from the coding sequence ATGAGATTTTTTGGTTTCAGAGGTGGAGTGCATCCGCCTGAAAATAAACTACAGACAGAAAATATGCCAGTAGAAAAACTAGCAGCACCAAAAATGTTGTATATATCTTTGTTACAACATATAGGATCACCACTAGATCCAATCGTAGCTATTGGAGATAAAGTACTTAAAGGTCAGAAAATAGCTGACTCTCAAGCATTTTTAACATCTCCTATACACTCACCAGTAAGTGGTACAGTTAAAAAAATTGAAGAACATGTATTTCCATTAATGGGAAGAATTAAGACTATCATGATTGAAAATGATGGGGAAGAAACTTGGGCAGAATTAACTAAGATAGAAAATTGGGAAACTGCTGACAAGAAAGATTTATTAGCAATGATTAGAGAAAAAGGAATTGTAGGTATTGGAGGGGCAAGTTTCCCTACTCATGTAAAACTTAATCCACCTGCAGATGTAAAGATTGATACTTTACTATTAAATGGAGCAGAGTGTGAACCTTACCTTAATTCAGACAACAGACTTATGCTTGAACATCCAGAAACTATAATTGAAGGTATTAAAATCATCAAAAAAGTTTTAGGAGTAGAAACTGCTATCATAGGTATTGAAGAAAATAAACCTGAAGCAATAGCTTCTATGAAAAAAGCTGCTGAAGGAACTGGAATAGAGATAGCTCCTCTAAAGACAAAATATCCTCAAGGAGGAGAAAAACAATTAATTAAAGCTGTTTTAGATAGAGAGGTTCCATCTGGTAAACTTCCATCAGCAGTAGGAGTAGTAGTTCAAAATACAGGAACTGCCGCTGCTATATATGAAGGATTAGTAAATGGTACTCCTCTAATTGAAAAAGTAGTTACAGTTTCAGGAAAAGCAATAGCAAATCCTAAAAATATAAAAATAGCTATTGGAACACCATTTTCTTATATACTTGACCAATGTGGAGTAAACAGAGAGGTAATGGATAAATTAGTAATGGGTGGACCAATGATGGGAATGGCTCAATTCTCAGAAGAAGCTCCAGTAATTAAAGGAACTTCTGGATTGTTAGCTCTTACTAAAGAGGAGACAAATCCTTATAAACCAAAAGCTTGTATAGGATGTGGAAAATGTATAGGAGCATGTCCAATGCTTCTGGAACCTATCATGTTTGCAAGACTTGCTGCTTTTGAACAGTGGGAAGAAATTGGAAAATACAACCTGATGGATTGTATTGAGTGTGGATCATGTGCTTATATATGTCCTGCTAACAGACCATTGACAGAAGCTATTAAAATAGGTAAATCAAAATTAAGAGCAATGAAAAAATAA
- the pth gene encoding aminoacyl-tRNA hydrolase — MKLVVGLGNPGDKYAKTRHNIGFEVINKLQKDLNIIGEKDKFQGLLSEKNIDGEKVLFLKPQTFMNLSGNSIAAVVNFYKIDAKNDMIVIYDDMDLPVGKLRVKEKGSSGGHNGIKSIISHLGDEFLRIKCGIGKSKDDTIDFVLGQFDKSEQEIVDKMLENASDCALDLIRDIELGRIMQKYNKK, encoded by the coding sequence ATGAAACTAGTTGTAGGCCTTGGTAATCCGGGAGATAAATATGCCAAGACAAGACATAATATAGGTTTTGAAGTTATCAATAAATTGCAGAAAGACTTGAATATAATAGGAGAAAAGGATAAATTTCAAGGTCTTTTAAGTGAGAAAAATATAGATGGAGAAAAGGTTTTATTTTTAAAACCTCAGACATTTATGAATCTCAGTGGAAATTCGATAGCTGCTGTTGTAAATTTTTATAAAATAGATGCTAAAAATGATATGATAGTAATCTATGATGATATGGACCTTCCAGTAGGAAAATTGAGAGTAAAAGAGAAGGGAAGTTCAGGAGGGCATAATGGAATAAAATCTATTATTTCTCATTTAGGTGATGAGTTTTTACGTATTAAATGTGGCATAGGAAAGAGTAAAGATGACACTATTGATTTTGTCCTAGGTCAGTTTGATAAAAGTGAACAAGAAATTGTTGATAAAATGTTGGAGAATGCTTCTGATTGTGCTTTAGATTTAATAAGAGATATTGAATTGGGCAGAATAATGCAGAAATATAACAAAAAGTAA
- a CDS encoding L-serine ammonia-lyase, iron-sulfur-dependent, subunit alpha, with the protein MDSLKELFKIGNGPSSSHTIGPERAAKKFKERTPEAARYIVELYGSLALTGKGHLTDWIIKETLKPAETEIVWMPEVVYDYHTNGMKFKALDNSGNVADEWVVFSVGGGTIMELGQERRGPSKIYPFSKMDDIKKWCEEGKKEYWEYVVEHEGEEIFDFLKEIWEAMEAAVERGIEKTGVLPGTLKLSRRAQGFYRKARNNHGRGGFLGRIFAYTLAVSEENGAGGRVVTAPTCGASGIIPGLLYALKEEYEISEKELLKGLAIAGLIGNIVKENATISGAEGGCQAEVGTACAMAAGMACFLLGGSLDQIEYASEMALEHHLGLTCDPVGGYVQIPCIERNAAASARALDSAAYSLYTDGKHTISFDQVVITMGETGKDLKSEYKETSLGGLAKFRFNAEC; encoded by the coding sequence ATGGATTCCTTAAAAGAGTTATTCAAGATAGGAAATGGGCCTTCAAGCTCACATACAATTGGGCCAGAAAGAGCAGCTAAAAAGTTTAAAGAGAGAACACCAGAGGCAGCAAGATATATAGTGGAGCTGTATGGATCTCTAGCACTGACAGGAAAGGGACACCTTACTGATTGGATAATAAAAGAAACTTTAAAACCAGCTGAAACTGAAATTGTATGGATGCCAGAAGTAGTATATGACTATCATACTAATGGGATGAAATTCAAGGCTTTAGACAATAGTGGAAATGTAGCAGATGAATGGGTAGTCTTCTCAGTGGGGGGAGGAACTATCATGGAATTAGGGCAAGAAAGAAGAGGACCTTCAAAAATCTATCCATTTTCAAAGATGGATGACATCAAAAAATGGTGTGAAGAAGGAAAAAAAGAATACTGGGAATATGTTGTAGAACATGAGGGAGAAGAGATATTTGACTTCCTTAAAGAGATATGGGAAGCAATGGAGGCAGCTGTTGAAAGAGGAATAGAAAAAACAGGGGTACTTCCAGGAACTTTGAAATTATCTAGAAGAGCCCAAGGGTTCTATAGAAAAGCAAGAAATAATCATGGAAGAGGAGGATTCCTTGGAAGAATATTCGCTTATACATTGGCAGTATCTGAAGAAAATGGAGCTGGTGGAAGGGTAGTAACTGCCCCAACATGTGGAGCTTCTGGAATCATTCCAGGACTTTTATATGCGCTTAAAGAAGAGTATGAGATATCTGAAAAAGAACTTCTCAAAGGATTGGCAATAGCTGGTCTTATAGGAAATATAGTAAAAGAAAATGCTACTATATCAGGAGCTGAAGGTGGATGTCAGGCTGAGGTAGGAACTGCATGTGCAATGGCAGCAGGTATGGCATGTTTCCTTTTAGGAGGATCACTGGATCAGATAGAATATGCTTCAGAAATGGCATTGGAACATCATTTGGGACTTACTTGTGACCCAGTAGGTGGATATGTACAGATTCCTTGTATAGAGAGAAATGCAGCAGCTTCTGCTAGAGCATTGGACTCAGCAGCATACAGTCTTTATACTGATGGAAAACATACAATTTCTTTTGACCAAGTGGTTATAACTATGGGAGAAACAGGAAAAGACTTGAAGAGTGAATATAAAGAAACTTCTTTGGGAGGACTTGCAAAATTCAGATTTAATGCTGAATGTTAA
- the pheT gene encoding phenylalanine--tRNA ligase subunit beta, whose product MLISLDWLKQYVDIKEDINQLENALTMIGQEVEAIDVQGKDLNNVVIGQIIEYGKHPNSDKLTLLKVDIGEEEKLQIICGAPNHKLGDKVVVAKIGAVLPGDFKIKKSKIRDVESCGMLCSQVELGIGEDKDGIIILPEDAPIGEEYRKYAGMDDVIFELEITPNRPDCLSHIGIAREVAAYYGRKVKYPSYALNEVIESTNNYAKVRVEDKERCKRYMGRVIKNVTIAESPEWLKKRIRAMGLKPINNIVDVTNFVMFEYNQPMHAFDLDKLENQTVVIRAAEIGEKITTLDGVDRELNNGELVIADEVKPIAIAGIIGGQATQIEPETKNIFLEVAYFTPENIRKSAKRLGIVTDSGYRNERGVDIENINEVIDRAAALMAEVASGEVLDEVIDKYMEKPTKFEIPLNLNKLNNFIGKKLEFDQVGKILTNLGLGIKTLSQDTLVVTPPAYRQDLTRPEDLYEEVIRMYGFENIEAVMPVENIESGLKDVKISVADNLKEILKEIGLHEVINYTFIPKEALDILHIKDKAIEISNPLSEDMSIVRPTLVYSLLANIRDNINRNQFNLRFYEVSKVFTPAEELAKEDLRICIAISGKPERTLWNPKPEAYNFYTIKGYVEKLLEYTGISRYKLERSTKEIFHPGRSADIRIGNDIIGTFGEIHPDVQEAMDIKRERVYVADIDLTRALKYMKNVVKYERVVKYPEVTRDLAIVLDKNVLVGNMIDDLKKVSPLIEKIDIFDIYEGEKIDADKKSAAISIVLRDKKKTLTEKEINNVIEKVLNTISKNYNGEIRQ is encoded by the coding sequence ATGTTAATTTCTTTAGACTGGTTGAAACAGTATGTAGACATAAAAGAAGATATAAATCAGCTGGAAAATGCACTGACTATGATTGGTCAGGAAGTAGAAGCTATAGATGTTCAAGGTAAAGACCTTAACAATGTAGTTATAGGGCAGATCATTGAATATGGAAAACATCCAAATTCAGATAAACTTACTCTTTTGAAAGTGGATATTGGAGAGGAAGAAAAGCTGCAGATAATATGTGGAGCTCCAAACCATAAATTAGGAGATAAGGTAGTAGTAGCTAAAATTGGAGCTGTACTTCCTGGAGATTTTAAAATCAAAAAAAGCAAAATAAGAGATGTTGAATCTTGTGGTATGCTTTGCTCACAAGTTGAGTTAGGGATAGGAGAAGATAAGGATGGAATAATAATTCTTCCTGAAGATGCTCCAATAGGTGAAGAATATAGAAAATATGCAGGAATGGATGATGTTATATTTGAACTTGAAATAACTCCAAACAGACCTGACTGTCTTTCTCATATAGGAATAGCCAGAGAAGTAGCTGCTTATTATGGAAGAAAAGTAAAATATCCATCTTATGCTTTGAATGAAGTTATAGAATCTACGAATAACTATGCAAAGGTAAGAGTAGAAGATAAAGAAAGATGCAAAAGATACATGGGAAGAGTTATAAAGAATGTAACTATTGCTGAGTCACCTGAATGGCTTAAAAAGAGAATAAGAGCAATGGGATTAAAACCTATCAACAATATAGTTGATGTTACAAACTTTGTAATGTTTGAATATAATCAACCTATGCATGCTTTTGATTTAGATAAATTAGAGAACCAAACTGTAGTAATAAGAGCTGCAGAAATTGGAGAAAAAATAACTACTTTAGATGGAGTAGACAGAGAACTTAATAATGGAGAACTTGTAATAGCAGATGAGGTAAAACCAATAGCTATTGCTGGTATTATTGGGGGACAAGCTACTCAGATTGAACCTGAAACTAAGAACATATTTTTAGAAGTAGCATATTTTACTCCTGAAAATATTAGAAAATCAGCAAAAAGACTTGGAATTGTAACTGACTCTGGATATAGAAACGAAAGAGGCGTTGATATTGAAAATATTAATGAAGTTATAGACAGAGCTGCTGCTTTAATGGCAGAGGTTGCTTCTGGAGAAGTTTTAGATGAAGTAATAGATAAATATATGGAAAAACCTACAAAATTTGAAATACCTTTAAATCTTAATAAACTTAATAACTTTATAGGTAAAAAATTAGAATTTGACCAAGTGGGAAAAATTCTTACAAATTTAGGACTTGGAATTAAAACTTTATCTCAGGACACTCTTGTAGTAACACCTCCTGCTTATAGACAGGACTTGACTAGACCAGAAGATCTATATGAAGAAGTAATAAGAATGTATGGATTTGAAAATATAGAAGCTGTAATGCCAGTAGAAAATATTGAGTCTGGATTGAAAGATGTAAAAATATCAGTTGCTGATAATCTGAAAGAGATACTTAAAGAGATAGGATTACATGAAGTTATAAATTATACATTTATTCCTAAGGAAGCTTTAGATATTCTTCATATAAAAGATAAAGCAATAGAAATTAGCAATCCTTTAAGTGAAGATATGTCTATAGTAAGACCTACTTTAGTATATAGTCTTCTTGCAAATATAAGAGATAACATAAATAGAAATCAGTTTAATTTGAGATTCTATGAGGTATCAAAAGTATTTACACCAGCTGAAGAATTGGCAAAAGAAGATTTGAGAATCTGTATTGCAATATCAGGAAAACCAGAAAGAACTCTATGGAATCCAAAACCAGAAGCATATAACTTCTATACTATAAAAGGATATGTAGAAAAACTTCTTGAATATACAGGTATCAGTAGATACAAGCTTGAAAGAAGCACTAAAGAGATATTCCATCCTGGAAGAAGTGCTGACATTAGAATAGGAAATGATATCATTGGAACTTTTGGAGAGATACATCCAGACGTTCAAGAGGCTATGGATATAAAAAGAGAAAGAGTTTATGTTGCTGACATAGATTTAACAAGAGCATTAAAATATATGAAAAATGTTGTAAAATATGAAAGAGTAGTAAAATATCCAGAGGTAACTAGAGATTTGGCCATCGTACTTGATAAAAATGTACTTGTAGGAAATATGATAGATGACCTGAAAAAAGTTTCTCCTCTAATAGAAAAAATAGATATATTTGATATCTATGAAGGAGAAAAAATAGATGCAGATAAAAAATCGGCAGCTATCAGTATAGTACTTAGAGACAAGAAAAAAACTCTTACTGAAAAAGAAATAAATAATGTTATTGAAAAAGTGTTAAACACTATCTCTAAAAATTACAATGGAGAGATAAGACAATAA
- the pheS gene encoding phenylalanine--tRNA ligase subunit alpha encodes MKEKVAQLKEQAQSSIESAASLQELEEIRVSLLGKKGELTEISKGMKTLSPEERPVIGQLVNETREFISQMLDEKNNQLKEKEKRARLEQEIVDITLPGEDIELGTSHPITETMNFMKDIFIEMGFDVADGPEIEKVEYNFDALNIPETHPSRDITDTFYISDNVVLRTQTSPVQVRYMLEHKPPFRMICPGKVYRPDYDVSHTPMFHQMEGLMIGENISFANLKGILTHFVKKVFGETEVRFRPHFFPFTEPSAEMDVQCAVCKGKGCRVCKDSGWLEIMGCGMVDPEVLKAVGYDPNEVSGFAFGVGIERVTMLRHGIDDLRAFFENDIRFLKQFK; translated from the coding sequence ATGAAGGAAAAGGTAGCACAATTAAAGGAACAAGCACAATCTAGCATAGAGAGCGCTGCTTCTTTACAGGAACTGGAAGAAATAAGAGTCAGCCTGCTAGGAAAAAAAGGGGAACTAACAGAGATTTCAAAAGGAATGAAAACTCTTTCTCCAGAGGAAAGACCAGTTATTGGGCAATTAGTAAATGAAACTAGAGAATTTATCAGTCAAATGCTGGATGAGAAGAACAATCAGTTAAAAGAAAAAGAAAAGAGAGCAAGACTGGAACAGGAAATCGTGGATATCACTCTTCCAGGAGAAGATATTGAACTTGGAACAAGCCATCCTATCACAGAAACAATGAATTTTATGAAAGATATATTCATTGAAATGGGATTTGATGTTGCAGATGGACCAGAAATAGAAAAAGTTGAGTATAACTTTGATGCTTTGAATATTCCAGAAACACACCCATCAAGAGATATAACAGATACTTTCTATATTTCAGATAATGTAGTATTGAGAACACAGACATCACCAGTACAAGTAAGATATATGCTTGAACATAAACCACCTTTCAGAATGATATGTCCTGGTAAAGTTTACAGACCTGACTATGATGTATCTCATACACCAATGTTCCACCAAATGGAAGGATTGATGATAGGTGAAAATATTTCTTTCGCTAATCTTAAAGGAATATTGACTCATTTTGTTAAAAAAGTTTTTGGTGAAACAGAAGTAAGATTTAGACCTCACTTTTTCCCATTTACAGAACCAAGTGCTGAGATGGACGTACAATGTGCTGTATGTAAAGGTAAAGGATGCAGAGTATGTAAAGACAGTGGATGGCTGGAAATAATGGGATGCGGAATGGTAGACCCAGAGGTATTGAAGGCAGTAGGTTATGATCCTAATGAAGTAAGTGGATTTGCTTTTGGAGTTGGAATAGAGAGAGTAACTATGCTGAGACATGGAATAGATGATCTTAGAGCATTTTTCGAAAATGATATAAGATTCTTAAAACAATTTAAATAA
- a CDS encoding metallophosphoesterase translates to MKILVISDSHGKLEKLISVYEREKPDMVICAGDFSDDAEELSYVFPENTYHIVKGNCDYYDMQRSDEMVLELGGYKIFLAHGHHYRVKLEYETIEKRGRELGCDVVIFGHTHRPYLEKKKGITLFNPGAVLGNDYGIIKINKESIDFLLKRI, encoded by the coding sequence ATGAAAATATTAGTTATATCAGATTCACATGGAAAACTGGAAAAGTTGATTTCTGTATATGAAAGAGAAAAACCTGACATGGTAATATGTGCTGGGGATTTCAGTGATGATGCAGAGGAGCTTTCCTATGTCTTTCCAGAAAATACCTACCATATAGTTAAAGGTAACTGCGATTATTATGATATGCAGAGAAGTGATGAGATGGTTCTTGAGCTAGGGGGATATAAAATCTTCCTAGCTCATGGTCATCATTACAGGGTAAAGCTTGAATATGAAACAATAGAAAAAAGAGGAAGAGAATTGGGCTGTGATGTGGTTATATTTGGTCATACACATAGACCATATCTTGAAAAAAAGAAAGGTATAACCCTATTCAATCCAGGGGCTGTACTGGGAAACGATTATGGAATAATAAAAATAAATAAAGAAAGTATTGATTTTCTTCTAAAAAGAATTTAA